A region of the Sminthopsis crassicaudata isolate SCR6 chromosome 6, ASM4859323v1, whole genome shotgun sequence genome:
GAGATTATCCGGGGAATTAAACATTCTGTACATTCCCTGATCTTTCTGCCAACCAAGGTATATGTATGGAGGAAGCTACCCACTTCATCAGTAGTCAGTTAATTGGCTTAAAAAAATCATCTAGCTTGTTTTAGAGTGcttcagatttattttcttttgttttgtttttgcattttatattttaaaccaCAACATTTCATCCATTTAAGTTCcatattaaaaaggggaaaaatatattaGGGAAAAGCAGCATCAGGCCAAATACATATAACTAATGACAAATTCCACATCCAAACTCACTTCAAAAACACTGGTCAGAAGAGAAAAGTCAACTTTGCCTAGTCGAAATTCTTGTCCTgcttctgcttttctttgttatgtttcacttctttaaaaaaaatcattacaaagCATTGGTTTCTAATATTTGATTTccgcatatttttttttattttaataactatattctttcaatttttgctCTAGTTTTAGCTAGTTAAAATgaatatatgttttaatatatgaCATCCTTTTACCCCTGTCACTTATCTCGTTTTAATATATCCCACAGTAATGTGATTTCTTATACAGTGTGTAAATAGTTTAGTGGCTTGAtttccataattccaaattattttctagaatactTAGATCTATTAATTTCTCTATCaatagtatattattatttttaatatctcactaaaattctataattaacCAATTCTATACTTTTTCAACCTTGACAACTTGCAGATATTAGGGGAATAtaacttttagtttctttttttattaattctttatttatattaGTGATTTATTTTGAGAGTTACTGATAATTttcctttgatattattttaCATGTTAATTATTGTGGGATATAAGCAttccttatttttacaaattcctggatacatatatttttaacattagaATTTTATaagatatacaatatatatttttgtcagCGGGTAGGTGTATgggggttttgtttttgcaataaattcttattacactaaatttcttttagtattttaaatatattgttaGAATTATTCACTCTGTGTTTCATtatctttcatttcattatttatgaaGAGATATTATTGGGGtaagagtgctggacttgaattcaaaagaacctagattcaaattatGTTCAAATTGTTATGAAGTATATAGATATTGTCAAGTTTATCAGCCTCTTTGCTTCatgtatgaaataaaaaaaaatatatgatttcagttttattatattacttaAATTTTACTTTACATTAAAACCAGTAATTCCAAGTATGCTTTTATGTTTTGGCTAAAATGATGAAGTATTTGAAATTCCTGGCAATTAAGTTGATCAGAGACTTGCAAGATTCTTGTTTTAAATAGattgttgttctatttcttttggtAACtctaaagagaaattttatttttacacatttAACTACTTCAAAAATACTTCTTCACAtcgattcaattcaacaagctttCATTAAATTAATATAGATTGATAGTATTATGtgtatgttataatatatatatatatataaacataaaacaataaGTTTATGCTCATACTTATGTGCAATTAGGTAAACATGTAAATATGAGGGAACAGACCTttacatagatacataaatatatgtgtgcatatatacatatatatgtctgtatatgtgtgtatattcttgATCAGTAAGAATTAATAATTCTGAGTGATTTTCTCTGATAgtagaaaataggaaaatgtctgtattttgggaaatttttcaatattatgtGCTACGGAGTTCACCAAAAAAATTGCCAACAGataattgaaattaaatataaatagggGCACATAAACTGAGTAATTTAGCATCAGTGAGTGAATTAAAGCCAGAAGACATAGATTATTTTCCCAGTTCACCAAAAGTATTGCCTTATGGGATGAGTAAGTTATCATATACACTATTTGTAAAGGGAATTGAGAACAACAGGCTTATTGAAAAAGTCAAGAACATCAAATACTATCATTTTTTGAAAGTGGACTGgagttttatattatatgtaaggTCAACTgattgctggggaaactggggGAAATATTACAGGAGCATGCATggtaatgaatataatataatgaaattttcACTTTCAAACAATGCATAGTTTGATTGAACATATGTTCTAATTAATTGTTCTATATTTGAATAGATGTAATTAGTAAACTAGTAGATTAGGAGCATATCATAGAATTTACATTAAGTTcatgatttataaaaaaaaaaaaaaattcaatgtacCACTACTTTTAGATATTCTCCTTACAGAGATCAAAGATACATACAAGGCCAATGTATTAAATCATTCTCataaaagccctttcacaaagaattattttttttctagacacTAATCATTATTATAGAAGAAGGTAAAGACTATGACTTCAACATGGTGCTTGCTTTGAAATTCTGAGATGGTAATAATGGTGTTAATATTGAGATTAATGCTGCCTCACATATCTATTTcacttttataattttgaaactcTTAGATGTCCTGTCTAAAATAATCTTAATATtaattttgtgaaaataaattttgatactTTTCACACagaacacaaaaggaagctgTAACACAGAAAATTAAATGATGTAATCTTGGCTACATAATTTCTCTCTGATAGAGCCAGAAGCAGAATTCAAGGTCAGTTAACTTCTTCCAATATATAACTGTATATTGTCTCCTCACCTCATGCtagaggaatagaaaataagatgatatgcaaaaaggcaaaaatacaaaaataaagggagaagttATCTTAGAAGTCCtccctcatattacagatgagaaaaatcaggctcagaaatgataaatcactTGCTACTTGCAACATAGATAATAAGATTTGTGCTGAGATTTGAATCTGTTTTCTGAATCTATACCTATGCTTGTGTTATAATACATTTCCACTCTGAACAACCCAAGCTGGCTAGAGATGTTGTATGTTAGGTTcaggggatttaaaaaaatttacataaatttctttagcatttctttcaattgtATCAGTTTTCTCAGCACCTATCATTCTAAAGTAACATAGAACTTTCCTAATACTGTTTCATTACCACCACTCTCTACCTGGAATAGTTTTGCCTGGAGTATATTACAGTTCAAgtataagaatatgaaatattatgtTTTGCCAGTTTGTCTATCTCATTTTCCCATCAGAACCCAAGTAGATGTTGTAATAAGAATAAACTGATCAATATTTCACATATGAAACAGAATAAAGAATGGTGAGTGAAAACATTCTAAAATGGGTAACCTCTTATCTCTACTGAATGAAACTGTAAATCTGGAAGTTTAACTATCAGTTACTTgggaatatattttagaaagacatAGGACTGAAGCCATATTatagaaaaaatgtatttctccTAGCAAATTTTATTGAGCAGTTACTATGTGTAGTGCACAGTTTGAGAGACATAACTGTATAAGACATGGCTTTTGCCATtaagatgtttagaaaacaagaGTGAGTACAAGATatacatatgaggaaaaaaacaacacattaaGCAGAGGGCATTtgctaattttccaatttttgtatGGCTCCTGTAATTTGTTCAAGAAATGCTGATGATGGAAGGAAAgttctttgaagaaaaataagaaggaatactttgatctttaaaaaaaaactgtgggATGCTGTTAAACTACAGAGATTGGGAAAAGATtttctaatggagaaaataataccaGGAGCAAAGATAGACAATGAtgtaaaaacaataagaaaaaattgggggggataatctgttcttttaaaatttctatccTCTATCTTACACAAGGAAAAAATCCTGCTTTTGggaaattgtcattttatttaaaaagaaagaaaaaatattaagtatggCATTGCGTTACACTTCCTGTTGAATACTTAGATTAAGTACTATTTTATGGATCATTTGACCAGATATCTTTAACCGTCTGTATATTTCCATTTAATtacccaaggaaaaaaaatagaattttagtgtTGTTCTTGGTATAGAAAGCATTTCATAACCACTTACTAAGTGATTTTGACTATATTCCCCCAAGTTAAAATGTtgaaagatattataaaatgttGGGGAGGGAAATTAAAACTTATATATGGGAGTAATGTTCTGGTCATAATAttcatccttctctttttttcctaaaaaagaaactgagaacatAGAAGAAAGTGATTGGCTGGTCCTCAATTCATTTTTCTGAAGCAGAGCATTTaatggaaggagaaaatctcACAGTTGTGAAGGAATTCATTCTCCTGGGATTTTCTGATCTTCCCAACCTCCAAGGATTTCTCTTTGGTGTTTTCTCTGTCATCTACCTAAGTATATTGATAGGAAATGGTCTCCTCATTGTCATTACAAAAACTGATTCAGGTCTCCAAACACCAAtgtattttttcctggggaactTTTCCTTCTTGGAAATCTGTTACACATCAGTCACTCTGCCTAGAATTTTGGCAGATCTCTGGACCCAGAAGAGAACTATTTCATTTCTACAATGTGCTGTACAAACTTGTTCCCTTTATATTCTGGGAGTGGCAGAGTGCTTGCTCCTGGCAGTGATGGCATATGATCGGTATGTGGCCATTTGTAAGCCTCTCTACTATCCTCTCATCATGAACCGCAGTGTATGTATTCAACTGATTGTGGTGTCCTGGGTTATTGGAGTTCCAATACTTATAGTAGAAACCTATCTGATTTTCTGTCTGAATTTTTGTGGTCCTAACAAACTTAATCATGTATTTTGTGATGCTCCACCATTATTGGAGTTGGCTTGTGGGGACACATATAAAATAGAAGTCTCTGTCCAAGTTGCTGCTTTGGCATTTGTTATAACTCCATTTTTATTGATACTCACATCCTATGTCAAAATCATAACTACCATCCTGAGATTGCCTTCTACTTCAGGGAGAGCCAAGGCCTTTTCCACCTGCTCCTCACATCTCATGGTTGTAGGCTTAT
Encoded here:
- the LOC141547508 gene encoding olfactory receptor 10AG1-like, which encodes MEGENLTVVKEFILLGFSDLPNLQGFLFGVFSVIYLSILIGNGLLIVITKTDSGLQTPMYFFLGNFSFLEICYTSVTLPRILADLWTQKRTISFLQCAVQTCSLYILGVAECLLLAVMAYDRYVAICKPLYYPLIMNRSVCIQLIVVSWVIGVPILIVETYLIFCLNFCGPNKLNHVFCDAPPLLELACGDTYKIEVSVQVAALAFVITPFLLILTSYVKIITTILRLPSTSGRAKAFSTCSSHLMVVGLFYGSGSIVYLRPKTRHSTGSVKVFALFYTTVTPVFNPLIYSLRNKDVIAALKKLLPKSTWS